In Methanocaldococcus lauensis, a single genomic region encodes these proteins:
- a CDS encoding zinc ribbon domain-containing protein encodes MVRVIPLTDEEKMSIVSGLRSTVPATKLVTLRKLQDIAENRPEAIVYLDVYDKVTLNEIITLLNQIMEYDPDEILRREAMITLEKIKKALGTKFSTFIPLCTSCNSPIDLGWNYCTNCGAEIKSMVFEEEIERCKNCNNYISDSWKFCAHCGTKLKEEEEEILRCPNCKRPIQPDWIVCPYCGYRLKKKP; translated from the coding sequence ATGGTTAGAGTAATCCCATTAACTGACGAAGAAAAAATGAGTATAGTTTCAGGATTAAGAAGTACAGTTCCTGCAACAAAGTTAGTTACCTTAAGAAAATTACAAGATATTGCTGAAAATCGACCAGAGGCTATTGTATATTTAGATGTCTATGATAAAGTAACATTAAATGAAATAATTACACTATTAAATCAAATAATGGAATACGATCCTGATGAGATTTTAAGAAGAGAAGCAATGATCACTTTAGAAAAAATTAAAAAGGCATTAGGTACCAAATTTTCAACATTTATTCCATTATGTACTTCTTGCAACTCTCCAATAGATTTGGGTTGGAATTACTGTACTAACTGCGGAGCTGAAATTAAAAGTATGGTATTTGAAGAAGAAATAGAAAGATGTAAAAACTGTAACAATTACATTTCAGATTCATGGAAATTTTGTGCGCACTGTGGAACTAAATTAAAAGAAGAGGAAGAAGAAATTTTAAGATGTCCTAATTGTAAAAGACCTATTCAACCCGATTGGATCGTTTGTCCATACTGTGGTTATAGATTAAAGAAAAAACCATAA
- a CDS encoding SAM hydrolase/SAM-dependent halogenase family protein — translation MDIITLTTDFGFSEGYVGAMKGRILEILKKHNKDAKIVDISHEVKPFNIYHGAYVLLTSIPYFPPSVHVAVIDPTVGSERNSIVVETKNGHYLVGPDNGLFTYVVERLGIERIIKIDESKYNPSSTFHGRDVYAVVGAEILINNDYEGEKLKSIVTLDNEKKRVIHIDRFGNIITNIKASEVKFNIYEDVLIKIKTKNGDKIIKCKFVKSYFEGGDNFICLINSEGFLEISKFMDNTSKLLGVDYLDEVEIIN, via the coding sequence ATGGATATTATAACATTAACAACTGACTTTGGATTTAGTGAAGGATATGTAGGAGCAATGAAGGGCAGAATTTTAGAAATTTTAAAAAAACATAATAAAGATGCAAAAATAGTTGATATCTCTCATGAAGTAAAGCCATTTAATATATATCATGGAGCCTATGTCTTATTAACATCTATCCCTTACTTTCCACCATCAGTTCACGTTGCTGTAATAGATCCAACTGTAGGTAGTGAAAGGAATTCAATTGTTGTTGAAACGAAAAATGGTCACTACTTAGTAGGTCCAGACAATGGGTTATTTACTTATGTTGTTGAAAGATTAGGAATAGAGAGGATTATAAAAATTGATGAAAGTAAATATAACCCGTCTTCAACCTTTCATGGCAGAGATGTATATGCAGTAGTTGGAGCAGAGATATTAATAAATAACGATTATGAGGGAGAGAAATTAAAAAGTATAGTTACATTGGACAATGAAAAAAAGAGAGTTATTCACATAGATAGGTTTGGAAACATAATAACAAATATTAAAGCTTCTGAAGTTAAATTTAATATTTATGAGGATGTTTTAATTAAGATAAAAACAAAAAATGGAGATAAAATAATTAAATGCAAATTTGTTAAATCATATTTTGAAGGAGGAGATAACTTTATATGTTTAATAAATAGTGAAGGATTCTTAGAAATATCTAAGTTTATGGACAATACCTCAAAATTATTGGGCGTAGATTACTTAGATGAGGTAGAGATTATTAATTAA
- a CDS encoding SPOUT family RNA methylase, whose protein sequence is MVKYIIKTQRGFENIVVNRLKDYVENFNYIVSPDGYHGVVIIESEEDIEDKILQIPEVERCLKVYFETEAEFEKIVNMAEKIKDYIQEGETFAVETKKRGKHDFNSIDVNIVLGAKIKDLTNASVDLERPDKVINVEIFKDKAYICITNKDRYKKYTKDKRNARELFKKVVIVQMPYLGEKIVCKRFGEAIGRAAQGFEVKELIIAPKEKVDAYELMEFIKGVKIGQHSRYEIQKRAYPFEISLVPVTVQDLYQVIRDKKRNNRLIIITDPKGEEISKIKDKLSYDLRKKKEIVVFCGSREGIPIGLFRFADYVIDLAPHMTFATEHAIPSALIALWSIYSGEKSSEDEE, encoded by the coding sequence ATGGTAAAGTATATAATAAAAACTCAGAGAGGCTTTGAAAATATTGTTGTAAATAGATTAAAAGATTATGTTGAAAACTTTAACTATATTGTGTCACCAGATGGTTATCATGGAGTTGTAATAATTGAAAGTGAGGAAGATATTGAAGATAAAATTTTACAAATTCCAGAAGTTGAAAGATGTTTAAAGGTTTATTTTGAAACTGAGGCAGAATTTGAAAAAATAGTTAATATGGCTGAAAAAATTAAAGATTATATACAAGAAGGAGAAACATTTGCAGTAGAGACTAAAAAAAGAGGAAAACACGATTTTAATTCAATTGATGTAAATATCGTCTTGGGAGCTAAGATTAAAGATTTAACTAATGCAAGTGTTGATTTAGAGAGACCTGATAAAGTTATTAATGTTGAAATCTTTAAAGATAAGGCATACATCTGTATAACTAATAAAGATAGATATAAAAAATACACAAAAGATAAAAGAAATGCAAGAGAATTATTTAAAAAAGTTGTTATTGTTCAAATGCCTTATTTAGGAGAAAAGATAGTTTGTAAAAGGTTTGGAGAGGCAATAGGTAGAGCCGCTCAAGGATTTGAAGTTAAGGAATTAATTATAGCTCCAAAAGAGAAAGTAGATGCCTACGAGTTAATGGAATTCATAAAAGGGGTTAAAATTGGGCAACATTCAAGATATGAGATTCAAAAGAGAGCATATCCATTTGAAATTTCTTTAGTTCCTGTAACTGTTCAGGATCTATATCAAGTTATTAGAGATAAAAAAAGGAATAATAGATTAATAATAATAACTGACCCAAAAGGAGAGGAAATTTCAAAAATAAAAGATAAATTATCCTATGATTTAAGAAAAAAGAAGGAAATAGTAGTATTTTGTGGTTCAAGAGAGGGAATACCAATAGGATTGTTTAGATTTGCTGATTATGTAATTGACTTAGCCCCACATATGACATTTGCTACAGAACATGCCATTCCATCTGCATTAATAGCTTTATGGAGTATATATAGTGGTGAAAAGAGTTCAGAAGACGAAGAATAA
- a CDS encoding DUF4013 domain-containing protein, translating into MDIMEGLKFPMNDKDWTKKVLIGGLLNIIPIVNFISTGYSLETMKLIINNTEKLPEWDNFGSKFVKGLVSIIISMIYLIIPFIIMLVLLYLNKIAGLIIGFILTMIFGFIIPMAIANFVAKDSFGAAFEFGEIINRIKSVFGEYVICYLIIIGLYIIVSIVMLIPIIGWILGSIFIFYIQLVYAYYFGTLYAKSSP; encoded by the coding sequence ATGGACATTATGGAAGGTTTAAAATTTCCTATGAATGATAAAGATTGGACTAAAAAAGTCCTCATTGGAGGTTTATTAAATATTATTCCAATTGTAAATTTTATAAGCACTGGTTATTCATTGGAGACTATGAAGTTAATTATAAATAATACAGAAAAACTTCCAGAATGGGATAATTTTGGTTCTAAATTTGTAAAAGGATTGGTAAGTATAATAATATCAATGATATATTTAATAATTCCGTTCATCATTATGTTAGTGTTATTATACCTGAATAAAATAGCAGGATTGATAATTGGATTTATATTAACAATGATATTTGGATTTATTATTCCAATGGCTATAGCTAATTTCGTTGCTAAAGATAGTTTTGGAGCCGCTTTTGAATTTGGAGAAATAATTAATAGAATAAAATCCGTATTTGGAGAATATGTTATTTGTTATTTAATAATAATAGGTTTATATATAATTGTAAGTATAGTAATGTTGATACCAATAATAGGATGGATATTAGGTTCAATATTTATCTTTTATATTCAATTGGTTTATGCATATTACTTTGGAACTCTATATGCTAAAAGTAGTCCATAA
- a CDS encoding TrmB family transcriptional regulator sugar-binding domain-containing protein encodes MRKLGILEIVVILSILITAGALAYKYFTLSNENNKYVFDGSQMYKCAWVCENILNKNIPLYAEVIGKWRYGKPFNGTIEIYKASGGTLYAIYQNTTITIGGVNAYKEDISAKKIILKPLGNAVIIYKVNHTNGKSFKDIANYIQKQINNNFKDLNITYVYINGMFGADTKEYTPTEIVNIRNKLFVDINKGLSINFLDNGVLLSEGINLKTLKNLDKIINTSNVSTSNLVVYIVINNSNIDNISNKYPVITLG; translated from the coding sequence ATGAGAAAATTAGGAATATTAGAAATTGTAGTAATATTGTCAATATTAATAACTGCAGGAGCTTTAGCATATAAATATTTTACTTTAAGTAATGAAAATAATAAATATGTGTTTGATGGTAGTCAGATGTATAAATGTGCGTGGGTTTGTGAAAACATATTAAATAAAAATATTCCTTTATATGCTGAAGTTATAGGAAAATGGAGATATGGAAAACCGTTTAATGGAACTATTGAAATTTATAAAGCATCTGGTGGGACATTATACGCTATATATCAAAATACAACGATAACTATTGGAGGAGTTAATGCATATAAAGAGGATATTTCTGCAAAGAAGATAATTTTAAAACCGTTAGGTAATGCTGTAATTATTTATAAGGTTAATCATACAAATGGAAAATCGTTCAAAGATATTGCCAACTATATTCAAAAACAGATAAACAATAATTTTAAAGATTTGAATATAACATATGTTTATATAAATGGTATGTTTGGAGCAGACACTAAGGAATATACACCAACTGAGATAGTAAATATTAGAAATAAACTATTTGTTGATATAAATAAAGGTTTATCCATAAATTTTTTAGATAATGGAGTTTTATTAAGTGAAGGAATTAATTTAAAAACCCTAAAAAATCTTGATAAGATTATTAACACTTCAAATGTCTCTACTTCCAACTTAGTAGTTTATATCGTAATAAATAATTCAAATATAGATAACATTAGTAATAAATATCCAGTAATTACTTTGGGATAA
- a CDS encoding CxxCxxCC domain-containing protein: MKTLRFKKDKVIKISEEMFPDELCERCGRCCILHAYKTEKGLELIYCPHLDKKTKLCKVYNNRFEHGCLTVMEGIMAGVFPKDCPYVKDLKNYEEPWFYRLLREEENKKE; encoded by the coding sequence ATGAAAACATTAAGATTCAAAAAAGATAAAGTTATAAAGATAAGTGAAGAGATGTTTCCAGATGAATTATGTGAAAGATGTGGAAGATGTTGTATATTACATGCATACAAAACAGAGAAAGGTTTAGAACTTATCTACTGCCCACACCTTGATAAAAAAACAAAATTATGCAAAGTATATAATAATAGATTTGAACATGGATGTTTAACAGTTATGGAAGGCATTATGGCTGGAGTTTTCCCAAAAGATTGTCCTTATGTTAAAGATTTAAAAAATTATGAAGAACCTTGGTTCTATAGATTACTTAGAGAAGAAGAAAATAAAAAAGAATAA
- the dcd gene encoding dCTP deaminase, protein MILSDKDIIKLINENKLVIEPFNREYLGPSSYDVTLSDEFIIYDDEIYDLSKELKYKKIKIKRSILVCPINYTLNKEKIEYFKEKYNVDYVVKGGILGSTNEYIELPKEITSFYQGRSSLGRVFLTSHQTAGFIDAGFKGKITLEIVAHDKPVILYSGMRIGQLIFFKLNTPAEIGYCEKKGSKYAYQKTVMPSLIHNDFKGF, encoded by the coding sequence ATGATTTTAAGCGATAAAGATATAATTAAGTTGATAAATGAAAATAAATTAGTTATAGAACCTTTTAACAGAGAGTATTTAGGCCCGTCATCTTATGATGTAACATTGAGCGATGAATTTATAATATATGATGATGAAATTTATGATTTATCAAAAGAATTAAAATATAAAAAGATAAAAATAAAAAGATCTATATTAGTTTGCCCTATAAATTATACTCTAAATAAAGAAAAAATAGAATACTTTAAAGAAAAATATAATGTTGATTATGTAGTTAAAGGAGGAATATTGGGCTCTACAAATGAGTATATAGAACTACCTAAGGAAATTACATCTTTTTATCAAGGTAGAAGTAGCTTAGGAAGGGTATTTTTAACATCACATCAAACTGCTGGATTTATTGACGCAGGTTTTAAAGGAAAGATTACCTTAGAGATAGTAGCTCATGATAAACCAGTTATATTATATTCTGGAATGAGAATAGGACAGTTAATATTTTTCAAATTAAATACTCCAGCAGAAATTGGCTATTGTGAGAAAAAAGGCTCAAAATATGCATATCAAAAGACTGTCATGCCTTCATTGATACATAATGATTTTAAAGGATTCTAA
- a CDS encoding oligosaccharide repeat unit polymerase family protein, whose product MYLRNIKKILKEIDLFHPVFIVVFGHLAIILLALPYLNKIGIYNFLKILLVVGIFLISFSLPFFVDIKLINININKNIIKNLSLLSFLVLSGYGSFAITHSILFTLIYLMIIILIVKLFVKYQNSKFFNNLVFLGGILSFILIVLKYKGIPLLNYNIRMAINSEPLRLISTGLLIYSGIENIFYFAVGFILLTLLGYKAGILMLTVSYIIYKYKNKINLKHLILIFLGLFLILNIVGFIVILNSNQHWKIGFLNLLCYRAYFDLTVFNKILDISSLFGLGYNIILTPNGERYIGQILFGYNHNITTLMFGSVFLDFGIFSFLFAIFLGYVSKYIYNGDKKLYAIYASILLTYCEVGINYGFLIVLLFLIYLNSLEVDFDGKVYNKNSERL is encoded by the coding sequence ATGTATTTACGCAACATTAAAAAGATTCTTAAAGAGATAGATTTATTTCATCCAGTTTTTATAGTAGTTTTTGGGCATTTGGCAATAATTTTATTGGCATTACCATATTTAAATAAAATAGGAATTTACAACTTTTTAAAAATTTTGTTAGTTGTTGGGATTTTTTTAATATCCTTTTCTTTGCCATTTTTTGTAGATATAAAATTAATAAATATAAATATAAATAAAAATATTATTAAAAATTTATCTTTATTGTCTTTTTTAGTATTATCTGGCTATGGTTCTTTTGCTATAACTCACTCAATACTTTTTACACTTATTTATTTAATGATTATAATCTTAATAGTTAAGTTATTTGTAAAATATCAAAATAGTAAGTTTTTTAATAATTTAGTATTCTTAGGAGGGATTTTATCTTTTATTTTAATTGTTTTAAAATATAAAGGGATTCCATTACTAAATTATAATATAAGGATGGCTATAAACTCTGAGCCATTGAGATTAATATCAACTGGCTTATTAATATATTCGGGCATTGAAAATATTTTTTATTTTGCAGTAGGTTTTATTTTATTAACTCTCTTAGGATATAAAGCTGGAATTTTAATGCTCACTGTTTCATATATAATTTACAAATACAAAAATAAAATAAATTTAAAACATCTTATTTTGATATTTTTAGGGCTATTTTTAATCTTAAATATCGTTGGCTTTATTGTAATTTTAAATTCAAATCAACATTGGAAAATAGGTTTTTTAAATTTATTATGTTATAGAGCATACTTTGATTTGACTGTATTTAATAAAATTTTGGATATTAGTTCATTGTTTGGTTTAGGATATAATATAATATTAACTCCTAACGGAGAGAGGTATATAGGACAAATACTTTTTGGTTATAATCATAATATAACAACATTAATGTTTGGTAGTGTATTCTTAGACTTTGGAATATTTAGTTTTTTATTTGCTATATTTTTAGGTTATGTTTCAAAGTATATATATAATGGAGATAAAAAACTCTATGCCATTTATGCCTCGATACTATTAACTTACTGTGAAGTAGGAATTAACTATGGCTTTTTGATTGTTTTACTTTTCTTAATATATTTAAATTCATTAGAGGTGGATTTTGATGGTAAAGTATATAATAAAAACTCAGAGAGGCTTTGA
- a CDS encoding PHP domain-containing protein yields the protein MKVDLHIHSIESKCSLNPKRLLQKVCIKKNILPAICDHNKLTKTNFSIPGEEIATNRGEFIGLFLNEEIPSNLDLYEALDRVREQGGLIYIPHPFDIHRSKSLVKFKVLEEKEFLKYIDIVEVFNSRCRSLEPNIKALEFAKKHKFSIGFGSDAHFIWEVGNAYTIFDEINIEDISNISPKEFLNLLNKKTKDLLKSNFNLYANPWKTKYHFGTLGSKYNITLYSKILKKIRRRLNI from the coding sequence ATGAAAGTAGATTTGCACATTCACAGTATAGAAAGTAAATGTTCTTTAAATCCTAAAAGATTACTACAAAAAGTGTGTATAAAGAAAAATATTCTTCCAGCGATTTGTGATCACAATAAACTAACTAAAACTAATTTTTCAATTCCTGGGGAAGAAATTGCTACAAATAGAGGGGAATTTATAGGCTTATTTCTAAATGAAGAAATTCCTTCAAATTTAGATTTATATGAGGCATTAGATAGAGTTAGAGAGCAGGGAGGCTTAATATATATCCCACATCCTTTTGATATTCATAGAAGTAAAAGTTTAGTTAAATTTAAAGTTTTAGAAGAAAAGGAATTTTTAAAGTATATTGACATTGTTGAGGTTTTTAATAGTAGATGCCGTAGTTTAGAGCCAAACATAAAGGCGTTAGAATTTGCTAAAAAACATAAGTTTTCAATAGGTTTTGGAAGTGATGCTCATTTTATTTGGGAAGTTGGCAACGCATACACGATATTTGATGAGATAAATATAGAGGATATAAGTAATATTTCTCCAAAAGAATTTCTAAATTTATTAAATAAAAAAACTAAAGACCTTTTGAAATCTAACTTTAATTTATATGCAAATCCTTGGAAAACAAAATATCACTTTGGAACGTTGGGAAGTAAATATAATATTACATTGTATAGCAAAATTCTAAAAAAGATTAGAAGGCGTTTAAATATATAA
- a CDS encoding 60S ribosomal export protein NMD3 — protein sequence MKIRGICYRCGAEDELIDGLCPICYAQEHPLIEVPERVEIEVCHMCGSYKRKIWQTPKSEDAYEILYEIAYYATKDAIKKKSVMVDFEIYPKITQLPGGKRSKLIIPVHIVAKGRLPGEKEDRTYEKDIEVHLQMVQCPRCSRFMSNYYEATLQVRAMNRYLTEEEREELDNFVREELAKRLKKDRMAFIAKFIPQKEGLDYQLGSVGAARNVAQKIKERYGGKITETATLVGVDRNTGKDLYRVTVSVRIPEYKVGDVVEYKDRYYQVTSITEDKVYMKSIDYRREKIGLSWHVAEKETKMVKKNEELDTATVIATTPNIMVMDDKNYEVYEFDNIGDIEVKEGDKVKILKKEGVPYLVNKVKEDKNKK from the coding sequence ATGAAAATCAGAGGGATATGTTACAGATGTGGTGCTGAGGATGAACTTATAGATGGACTCTGTCCAATTTGCTATGCTCAAGAGCATCCACTAATTGAAGTGCCTGAAAGAGTAGAGATTGAAGTTTGTCATATGTGTGGTTCATACAAGAGGAAAATATGGCAAACTCCAAAGAGTGAAGATGCTTATGAAATATTGTATGAAATTGCATACTATGCTACAAAAGATGCTATTAAAAAGAAAAGTGTTATGGTTGATTTTGAAATATATCCTAAAATTACCCAACTTCCTGGAGGTAAGAGAAGTAAGTTAATAATTCCTGTTCATATTGTAGCAAAGGGTAGATTACCTGGAGAAAAAGAAGACAGAACTTATGAAAAGGATATAGAGGTTCATTTACAAATGGTTCAGTGTCCAAGATGTTCGAGATTTATGTCTAATTATTACGAGGCTACATTGCAAGTTAGGGCTATGAATAGGTATCTTACTGAAGAAGAAAGAGAAGAATTAGATAATTTTGTTAGGGAAGAGTTAGCTAAAAGATTAAAAAAAGACAGAATGGCTTTTATAGCAAAGTTTATTCCTCAAAAAGAGGGTTTAGACTATCAACTTGGTTCAGTAGGGGCGGCAAGAAATGTAGCACAAAAAATTAAAGAGAGATATGGAGGAAAAATTACAGAAACCGCTACATTGGTAGGAGTAGATAGAAACACTGGAAAGGATTTATATAGAGTTACAGTCTCTGTAAGAATTCCTGAATACAAAGTAGGAGATGTCGTTGAATATAAGGATAGATATTATCAAGTAACAAGTATAACAGAAGATAAAGTATATATGAAATCTATTGACTACAGAAGAGAAAAAATTGGCTTATCTTGGCATGTGGCAGAGAAAGAAACTAAAATGGTTAAGAAAAATGAAGAGTTAGATACTGCAACTGTTATAGCCACTACGCCAAATATTATGGTTATGGACGATAAAAATTATGAAGTTTATGAGTTTGACAACATTGGAGATATTGAAGTAAAAGAGGGTGATAAAGTTAAAATACTTAAAAAAGAAGGAGTTCCTTATTTAGTAAATAAAGTTAAGGAAGATAAAAATAAAAAGTAA
- a CDS encoding oligosaccharide repeat unit polymerase family protein produces the protein MIELNHLFLILCCIYLIFSDISLYSSLVFLFSAIFFYMSFIVGKRLYFRIFNENNINEGINNFNKKNIWLYIGLLFVFIGLISILADIIWINDIPLFNPIVRYHLNVYFTTLSHLIFIGWALILSYYNIEKKRVKKVILYTLILSIPIALLGYRTNVLVLLLSTIAVLYYKNLIETKDIIKYFGIIFILLVIMSILRMYFLDAGGNPILSRIELTMSVYDILFNHFNGVLDGYLHYAAIFSYFGLCNGPRTVIANILGIYGVSITPTIVGSVVADFGTLSIIPYFGFLGIYLGYLYMLAKHKRGVYLGIYGVVFAYTLIAVESGILDLDVIIYYVFGVLLCIYATLKRFLKR, from the coding sequence ATGATAGAATTGAACCATTTATTTTTAATATTATGTTGTATTTATCTAATTTTTTCAGATATTTCTTTATATTCATCCTTAGTGTTTTTATTCTCTGCGATATTTTTTTATATGTCCTTTATAGTTGGCAAAAGATTATATTTTAGGATATTTAATGAAAATAATATAAATGAGGGAATAAATAATTTTAACAAAAAAAATATTTGGCTTTATATAGGGTTGTTATTTGTGTTTATTGGTTTAATATCGATTTTGGCTGACATAATTTGGATTAATGATATTCCTCTTTTTAATCCAATAGTTAGATACCATTTAAATGTTTATTTCACAACCTTATCTCACTTAATATTTATTGGCTGGGCTTTGATTCTATCATACTATAATATAGAAAAAAAGAGAGTAAAAAAAGTTATACTCTATACTTTAATTTTATCAATTCCTATTGCTTTGTTAGGTTATAGAACAAATGTTTTAGTTCTACTCTTATCAACGATTGCTGTCTTATACTACAAAAATTTAATAGAAACTAAGGATATTATAAAATACTTTGGAATTATATTCATTTTATTGGTAATAATGTCTATTTTAAGGATGTATTTCCTTGATGCTGGTGGAAATCCAATACTTTCAAGAATTGAATTAACTATGTCCGTTTATGATATATTATTTAATCATTTTAATGGAGTTTTAGATGGATATTTACACTATGCGGCAATATTTTCATATTTTGGGTTATGTAATGGTCCAAGGACTGTTATAGCCAATATATTAGGAATTTATGGAGTGAGTATAACTCCAACTATTGTTGGTAGTGTAGTAGCAGATTTTGGAACATTATCTATTATTCCTTACTTTGGTTTTTTAGGGATATATTTAGGATATTTATATATGTTGGCAAAGCATAAAAGAGGAGTTTATTTAGGTATTTATGGAGTAGTCTTTGCATATACATTGATAGCAGTTGAGAGTGGAATCTTAGATTTAGATGTTATAATCTATTATGTCTTTGGTGTATTACTATGTATTTACGCAACATTAAAAAGATTCTTAAAGAGATAG
- the leuC gene encoding isopropylmalate/citramalate isomerase large subunit translates to MGMTIVEKILAKASGKKEVSPGDIVMANIDVAMVHDITGPLTVNTLKEYGIEKVWNPEKIVILFDHQVPADSIKAAENHILMRKFVKEQGIKYFYDIREGVCHQVLPEKGHIAPGEVVVGADSHTCTHGAFGAFATGIGSTDMAHVFATGKLWFKVPETIYFNITGDLQPYVTSKDVILSIIGEVGVDGATYKACQFGGETVKKMSIASRMTMTNMAIEMGGKTGIIEPDEKTIQYVKEAMKKHGTERPFEIVKGDEDAEFAEVYEIEADKIEPVFACPHNVDNVKPAREVAGKPIDQVFIGSCTNGRLEDLRMAIEIIDKHGGIADDVRVIVTPASREEYLKALKEGIIEKFLKYGCVVTNPSCSACMGSLYGVLGPGEVCVSTSNRNFRGRQGSLEAEIYLASPITAAACAVKGELVDPRDLE, encoded by the coding sequence ATGGGAATGACAATTGTTGAGAAAATTTTAGCAAAAGCTTCTGGAAAGAAAGAGGTTAGCCCAGGAGATATTGTAATGGCAAACATTGATGTGGCAATGGTTCATGATATTACAGGACCTTTAACAGTCAATACATTAAAAGAGTATGGAATTGAGAAAGTTTGGAATCCTGAAAAAATTGTTATCTTATTTGACCACCAAGTTCCTGCTGATAGTATAAAAGCAGCTGAAAACCATATATTAATGAGAAAGTTTGTTAAAGAACAAGGTATTAAATACTTCTATGATATAAGAGAAGGTGTTTGCCACCAAGTATTGCCAGAAAAAGGACATATAGCCCCTGGAGAAGTTGTTGTTGGTGCTGATAGCCATACATGCACACATGGAGCTTTTGGAGCTTTCGCAACTGGTATAGGTTCAACAGACATGGCTCATGTGTTTGCTACTGGTAAATTATGGTTTAAAGTTCCTGAAACAATTTACTTCAACATTACTGGAGATTTACAACCTTACGTTACTTCAAAGGATGTTATTTTATCAATTATAGGAGAAGTTGGAGTTGATGGAGCTACATATAAGGCTTGTCAGTTTGGAGGAGAAACTGTAAAGAAGATGAGTATTGCCTCAAGAATGACCATGACTAACATGGCTATTGAAATGGGAGGTAAAACTGGAATTATTGAGCCAGATGAAAAAACAATACAATATGTAAAAGAGGCTATGAAAAAACATGGAACTGAAAGACCCTTTGAAATTGTAAAAGGAGATGAAGATGCAGAATTTGCTGAAGTTTATGAGATTGAGGCTGACAAAATAGAGCCTGTTTTTGCTTGCCCACACAATGTAGATAATGTTAAACCAGCAAGAGAAGTTGCAGGAAAACCTATAGATCAAGTATTTATAGGAAGTTGTACAAATGGAAGATTAGAAGACTTAAGGATGGCTATTGAAATTATTGATAAACATGGAGGAATAGCAGATGATGTTAGAGTTATAGTTACCCCTGCATCAAGAGAGGAGTATTTAAAAGCTTTAAAAGAGGGAATAATTGAGAAATTCTTAAAGTATGGTTGTGTAGTTACAAATCCATCTTGCTCTGCATGTATGGGTTCATTGTATGGAGTTTTAGGACCAGGAGAGGTTTGTGTTTCAACATCAAATAGAAACTTTAGAGGAAGGCAAGGTTCCTTAGAGGCAGAGATTTATTTAGCATCACCAATAACTGCTGCAGCTTGTGCTGTTAAAGGAGAATTAGTAGATCCAAGGGATTTAGAATAA